The Candidatus Eremiobacterota bacterium genome includes the window TCGCTCACCAAGCGCATCACCGAAGCGCAGCAGAGCGGCTTGCAGCCGATCGTGCTGACCTCGCCGGGGACGCGCCTGGCGCTCAAGCGCCTCACCGAGCGCGCCGCGCCCTCGCTGGTAGTGCTCTCGTACAGCGAGATCGCGCCGGGCCTGCGCGTCGAGTCGATCGGCCAAGTCTCGACCACCGAAGAAGCGCTCGAGCCCGCCGGAGCGGGGGTCTAGCCCGTGCTGCGCATGCTGGGGTTCGGGCCGAAGCCGATCCCGCCGCAGCTCAAGATGAAGCTGCCGCAGGTCAACAGCTTCGTCGACGTCGTGATGATCGGGCACGGGCCGCGCGGCTCGATCTGCGTCGAAGCGCTCAGCGAGCGCAGCCTGGTCGTCGGCGCGCTCTCCGGCATGCGGGTCGGCGGAACCGGCGTCTTCTCGTACACGAACGCCGCCGGGCGCTTCCGCTTCTCCTCGAAATGCGTCGCCCTGCGCGGCGCGACCGCCGTCTTCGCGCTCCCCGAGCGCGTCGAGACGCTCCAAGTCTTCACCGAAGCGAAGCAGCGCGCCGCGGTGCGCCTCGACGCCACCGTCCCCGCCCAATGGCGCTTCGCGCCGGGCGGGCGGGGCTCGGGCGACTGGGTGCGCGGCTCGCTCACCGACATCAGCCGCTCCGGCGCCTCGCTGATCGTCGACCGCGAGGTGAAGAAGGGGTCCTTCGTCGAGGCGCGCTTTGCCGTCAGCACCGCGGCCTCGCCGCTCGTGCTGCTCGGTGAGGTGATGCGAAATTCTCCGATCGAATCGTCGAAGAAGATATCGTTGGGTCTGCGTTTCCACGGGATCAAAGCCGAGGAAGACCGGGCGATCATGGAGTTCATCAACAAGCGGCAAGCCGAACGGCGCAGCCGCGGCTTGGCCTAGGGAGCACACGGACAGTGAGCGCGAAACGAGTCCTCATCGTCGACGACGCGGTCGTCATGCGGATGATGATCAAAGGGATCTTGAGCAAGAACGGCTACGACGTGGTCGGGGAGGCCCAGAACGGTGTCGAGGCGGTCGAGAAGTACCGCGAGCTCGGCCCCGATCTCGTCACCATGGACATGGTGATGCCGGAGATGGACGGGATCTCCGCGGTCAAGCAGATCGTCGCCGGCGACCCGCAGGCGCGGATCATCATGTGCACCTCGATGGGCCAGCAGGCGCTGGTCGTCGAGGCGATCCAGGCAGGCGCGAAGTCCTTCATCACCAAGCCGTTCCAGCCGCCGAAGATCCTCGAGACGATCCAGAAGGTGCTCGCGTGACGATGCCAGCTCTCACCCTCAACGAGCTGCAGCGCGACGCGCTCAAGGAAGTCGGCAACATCGGCGCCGGCCACGCCGCGACCGCGCTCTCGCAGCTTCTGAACACGACGGTCAAGCTCGCCGAGCCGACGATCGACGTGCTGAAGTTCCGCGATCTCTCGCAGCGCATGGGCAGCCCGGAGCGCTCGGTCGCCGCGCTGCACATGTACATTCGCGGCGAGGCGCCGGGCCAGATGGTCGTGCTGTTCGACCGCGAGCAGGCCGCCGAGTTCGTCAACGTCTTCATCAAGCGGATCATCGGCGACATCCAGATCTTCGACTCGATCGTCGACTCGACGCTCAAGGAGCTGGGCAACATCATCGCCGGCTCGTACCTCACCGCGCTGATCTCGCTGACCGGGATCAACCTGCTGCCCTCGGTGCCGACGCTCTCGTACGGCACGGTGCAGGCCGCGTTCCGCACGCTCATGTCGATCCTGCCCGATCAGGACGTGTTCCTGATCGAGTCGCAGTTCCTCGACAAGGACCGCGCCGTCTCGGGCCAGTTCATCCTGATCCCGGAGACCGGCTCGCTCCAGCCGCTGCTCTCGGTCTTCGGCGTCAACGATTGATCCGTCCGCAGCGCTGAACGATGCCCTCGCCCGACGACTTCTTCGACCGCTCCGAGTTCGTCCAGTACTTCCGTGACGAGACGGACGAGCTGCTGCAGTCGATCGACGGAGATCTGCTGCGGCTGGAGCAGTTCGTCGACACGGGCACGATCGACTCGGAGCTGGTCAACTCGCTCTTCCGCGCGCTGCACACGATCAAGGGCAGCGCGGGGATGCTGGAGTTCGTTGCGGTCCAGCAGGTCGCGCACAAGCTCGAGAACGTCTACGACCTGCTGCGCAAGGACCGCATGCCGCTCACCGAGAGCGCGATCAACCTGCTCTTCGAAGGCCGTGACGTCCTCACCGGCCTGGTCCGCGCCGCCACGTCCGGCACCGAAGCGCCGCACGGCGTCGAGGAGTACGTCGAGCGGCTCGACGCGTTCGCCGCGATCTACGACTCGGTCGCGCAGGTGATCGAAGGGCCGCGGCCCGAGCCCGAAGCGGAAGAAGTCCTCACCCCGGTCGACGAGGAGCAGCTCGCCGCCTTCGAAGCCGACGTCGCGCGCCTCCTCGCCGAAGCGAAGACCACCGTCGCCGAGACGCCGGCCCAACCTGTTACGGAAGCGGACGTCGTCGCTGCGCAAGCCGCGGTCGATGCATTGTTCGCGTCGGAAGCGCCGCAAGCGGCACCGCAACCGAAGGCAGCGCCGAAATCGAACGGTACCCCCGCGCCTGCGAACGCCGCCGCGGCGGCTGCCGAGACGAAGCGCACCGCGTCGGCGAAGAACCAGACGATTCGGGTCGACATCGAGCGCCTCGACCTGCTGCTGAACCTGGTCGGCGAGCTGGTCATCAACCGCACCCGCATCTCCGACATCGCGACGACGCTCGGTCGCGAGCTCGGCACGAACGGCCACGCGCACAACGGGCTGGGGACGCTGGCCAAGGACCTCGCTGAATCGTCGGCGCTGCTGGCCCGCACCACGAACGAGATCCAAGAGAGCATCATGAAGGTTCGCATGGTGCCGATCGGCCAGGTCTTCGACCGCTTCCCGCGGATGGTGCGCGATCTGGCGAAGGCGCGCGGCAAGGAGATCCACCTCGAGATCGCCGGCGCCGAGACCGACCTCGACAAGACGATCGTCGACGAGGTCGGCGAGCCGCTGATGCACCTGATCCGCAACTGCGTCGACCACGGGATCGAGCCGCCCGACGTGCGCGAGGCGCGCGGCAAGCCGCGTCACGGCACCGTCAAGCTGAACGCGTACCACGAAGGGAACCAGGTCATCATCGAGGTCTCCGACGACGGCGGCGGGATCGACTTGCAGCGCGTGCGCGAGAAGGCGGTCCGGATCGGCACGATCGGCGAGAACGACCGCTTGACCGACCGCGAGATCATCGAGCTGATCTTCACGCCCGGCTTCTCGACCGCCAGCCAGATCACCGACGTGTCCGGCCGCGGCGTCGGAATGGACGTCGTCAAGAAGAACATCCTGCGGCTCAAGGGCGTCTTCGACGTCGACTCCGTGCAGGGCGAAGGCACGCGCTTCACGATGAAGCTCCCGCTGACGTTGGCGATCATTCAGGCGCTGCTGGTGCGCGTCGCCGACGAGCTGTACTCGATCCCGCTCGACGCGGTGATCGAGTCGCAGCGGATCGACGCGGGCGACGTGCGCACCGTGCACGGCGGCGAAGTCATCACGCTGCGCGGACAGGTCGTTCCGCTGATCCGCATCGCCGAGTTCTTCCGGCTCGACGCGCCGCGCGATCCCGAGAAGGTGATGATCGTAATCGTCGGCTTGCAGGGCCGCCAGGTCGGGCTCGTCGTCGACTCGTTCCAGGGCGAGCAGGAGATCGTCATCAAGCCGCTCTCCGACGTGATCGGCCGCATCGCCGGCATCTCCGGCGCCACCATCCTCGGCAACGGCTCGATCTCCCTCATCATCGACGTCCACTCCCTCGTCGCCGCCGCTCACGGCAGCGGCCGCTTCACCCGCGCCGAATTCTCAGGAGTATAGTCATGTCCGATACCATCCAAGTTGTTTCGTTCAAGCTAGGCTCGGAAGAGTACGGCGTCGACATCGCGCAGGTGCAGGAGATCAATCGCATGGTCGCGGTGACGCACGTGCCGCGAGCGCCGCAGTTCATGGAGGGCGTGATCAACTTGCGCGGTCAGCTTATCCCGATCATCGACTTGCGCGCGCGCTTCGGGATGCCGCGCGCCGACCACACCAAGAACACGCGGATCGTGGTGACCGAGATCGGCGCCAAGCGCGTCGGGATGGTCGTCGACTCGGTCTCCGAGGTGCTGCGGCTCCCGCTCGAGCAGATCGAGCCCGCGCCCGAGATGATCACCGGCGTCGAGACCGAGTACATCCGCGGCGTCGGGAAGATCGAGGAGCGCTTGATCATCCTGCTCGACCTCGCGCGGATCATCTCGGGCTCCGAGAAGCGCGAGCTCGAGAGCGCGGACGTCGCGCCCGAAGCAATCGCAGTCTGAACACAGCCACGGCGGAGGGAGCGGCTCGGCCGACGAAAGGCCCGGCGTGACCGACCAGACGACCGTTCCGGGCGTCCCGAACGCCCCCGTGCAGAAGCGCCGTGGGCCGGCGGTCGGCCGCACGCTGATGTGGCTGGGGATCGCGGGCGCCGCCGTGACGCTGACCGCCTCGCTGACCTTTGTTCTCGTGCGCTCGGCGATGCGCGGGTCGCAACCGTCCGACGAGACGACGGAGCGCATTCAGGGCCTCATCGACGAGGCGAACCGCCTGATCAAGACGCTCGACGAGAAGAAAACCACGTAACGTGTCGACGGCTCCCGGCCGGCGTGCGACCACCGGCCTGGCTCCGGGTGCGGTCGCGTCGGTTCGTTTCACCGACTTGCTGGCGAACGGTCAAGCGGTCGGGCGGATCAGCGGTTTGGTCGTGTTCGCGACCGGCCCGCTCCCCGGCGAGCGCGCGCGCGTGCGCGTCACGCAGGTCAAGCCGAAGTACGCCGTCGCCGACGTCGTCGGCTACGAGTTCCAGTCGTCGATGCGCGCGAAGCCGTTCTGCGGCGTCTTCGGGATCTGCGGCGGCTGCCAGGTGCAGCACCTCGCCTACCCCGCGCAGCTGGCGTGGAAACAGCAAATCGTGCGCAGCGCGCTGCGCCGGATCGGCGGGTTCGCGGACGCCGCGGTGCGCCGCCCGATCGGGATGATGCACCCGCGCAACTACCGCAACAAGATGGCGCTCGTCGCCGACCAAAGCGCCGGCGAGACGTCGTTCGGGTTCTACCAGGCGCGTTCGCACGCCCTGGTGCGGATCGAGACGTGCCCCGTCGTGCTCCCGCAGCTCGACGCGGCGATCGCCGGCCTTTACGACGCCGCGCGCGCGCCCGACTCGCGTGAGGCCTTCGGCGGCGCGAAGCACGCGATCGTGCGCGCCGGCGCGGCGTCCCGCCAAGCGGTGTTGTCGATCACCACCGAGCAGCGCTCGCAAGCGATCAAAGACAAGGCTCCTGCGGTGGCGCGGCGCGTGCGCGGCGTCGTCGGGATCTCGAACTCGTTCGAGCCGCGCACCGCGAACGCCGTGCTCGGCCGTAAGATGTCGTACGTGTGGGGCAAGCGCGAGATGGAAGAGACGATCGAAGGCGTGAAATACCGCGTCTCGCCGGCGTCGTTCTTCCAAGTGAACAGCGAAATGGTCGGGCGGATATTCCACTTCCTGGAACCCGGTCTCGCCGGGGGACGGAAGGTCGTTGACTTGTACTGCGGGGCGGGGACGTTCGCGATCTTCTTCGCCTCACGCGGCGCGCACGTCGTCGGCATCGAGGAGAACCCTGCCGCCGTGCGGGAAGCCCGCGAGAACGCCGCGCTCAACAAGGTCGACGACCGCGTGACGTTCGTCGAAGGCCGCGTCGAAGGCGCCGTCGCGAACAAGGACGGCAAGAAGGCATTCGCCGACGCCGACATCGTCTTCCTCGACCCGCCGCGCAAAGGCAGCGACGAAGCAACGCTTGACGCGCTGGCAAACGCCGGCGTCCCGAACCTCTGGTACCTTTCATGCAATCCCGCGACGCTCGCTCGCGATCTCGCCTTTCTGGCGAAGCGCGGCTACGCGCTCGGCGTGGTGCAGCCGTTCGACATGTTCCCGCAAACGGGCCACGTCGAGACGCTCGTCACCCTGCACAAATCCGGCGTCAAACCCGAAGTAACGCTCCCCGAACGCGAAGCCACCCCCTGGGACGATCGCATCCCGGAGTGGCCCTCCGACGACCCCTACGCCAAAAGCGAATACCCCGACTTCGTGGAGCAGTGAGCCGCCCCACGTCATCCTGAGCTTGTCGAAGGACGAAAGAAAAATCCACTCGCTCACCTGGTACAATGGTTAACGACACGCCTGGGCCTCGCATCAAGCTGCGGCGACAAATGCGGCATGTTCCTTTCGGACACATTGCAGCTATAACACGCCGAGCGCTCTTTGCGGTACACTGGTCACGACAGCCCCTGGCCCCGCAAAGAGTCCTCGGCGAGCGCGCCGAGGGCTCTTGGCTTTATTAAGTAGCTCACTGCCAGAACGGTCCGTTTTCCGAAACGTACGCCTGCATCAAATCGAGAACGTCGCACTGATGCTGGCGAAGCTTCATTGAAAGCATGTTCTCGGCAAGATCGGCGGCGTACTGCAGGTCCGGCGCGATCGATCCTTGCCGCCGCGACACAATAGCGAGGAGAAGAAGCGAGACAAGCCCGCTCGTCCCCGAACTCGTCTCATAGGTCAGGAACGCCTCACGAAGCCAGCGTTCACGTTCACTGCGCGCCTCGCGCGTCCAATCGATGCCTGCCTGCGCGAACGCATCGCAGGGCTTGAAAGGAACGACGTTCATCATGTTCGCCGCCCCTAAACGGCTTCACGCCCGGGGCGGAAGCAGATGTAGCGATACACCCCGTTTTCTGCTTCAATGTAGATCCCGGCATCGCGGAGCGCCGCGATATCCCGGCAGAATGATCGCAGGGAAGTTCCGAAGCGCTCCCGGTACGACTCAAACCGCACCGGATCACGCCGGAGCAGCCGGGCAAGGAGCCAAATGACCCGCACGACTCGGCCTTGCATGCAGTCGCCGGAACTCGGATAGGGCCGGGTGATCGGCTTCAATCCGACGAAGGGATAGGCTGTCATTCGATGTTACTCCATCGGGTGACGGGCCCGGTCAGTGTGACAAGCGCTGATCGGGCCGCTTCAGTTATAGTGCCGATAGCTTGAGAGCAGGCGGCGTAAGAAAATTATAGCACATACGTTCGATATTGTCATGCTCCGTGTCAGAATTTTTTCCAGGCGCCCGTCAAAAAAGATGTTGGTTCAAGCCATCGTGCGACGACTCACGTATCCGCATTTGGACTGCGTTCAGAACCTACTACCGCGCGACCGAGCGCGAGCAGCGCTTCTAACTCCAGTTGGTGCAGTAGTACACGAATGCGATCGCGACGATGCGGTAAGCGCGCCATGCGCTCGTCCATTGCGCGCAGGCCTTCCTCCAGGAGCGCAATCGCGGAGTGCAGGTTGAACTTGTCCTCCGAACGCCGTATCGTCCAGTCACCGCGGCGCACCGCGGCGACGATGTCCTCCATCTTCATCCCGAACTGCTCTCGCAGGTTTCGCGAAATCGTAGAGACGGTGTGCACGCTGCGCCCGAGGTCGCGCGCGATTCCCCGGTCGGTCTGCCCTCGCAGGTGGCCGTCAAGCACCTCTCGCTCGCGCGGTGAGAGCCTCACGTATCGCGTGTTCGGCTGAAATAAAGCCTGCGCCGCCGACCGTTCCCGGGGTGTAGGCGAACACCGCTCGCGCGGGCTCGCAGGAACGGCCGGCGGCCGGCGTCTCACGCCCAGGTCACGGCTGACCTGAGTCGAGACGTGTGGCGATCTCGACTCCGCTCCAGCCGCGCCTTAGACGGGCGTGGACATGCGAACCCCGTCTCATCGCTAAGGAAGAAGCAGCCGCGCCCGTCGTGCAACCCGACGGCGTCCCTCCAGTCTGGGCAGAGAGACACCTCCGACTTTCTGGCACCGCACCACCACGCGACGTACGCCACTTCACCTCCGACCCGGAAAAAGGTTCGTTCGGATCATGCCGCAGCGGACGGTGCAAGTCTAGCCGGACAAATCCCCTAGGAAGCGTTGCGACGTGTTTCGACGGAGACGACGCGCAAGCGGAGTGCCTCGGCCGCAAGTTCCGCACGGCTGCGCACGCCGAATTTGCGGAACAGCGCCTGGACGTGGTGGCCGACGGTCTTCCAAGACACGTGACGTTTGGCCGCGATTTCCTTGTACGTTCTGCCGCGTACGACCATGGCCAGGATCTCCGACTCGGTCGGCGTCAGTGCCGGCGCGCCGGCGCCACGTAGATCGGCAAGCTCCCGGGCCATCCAGTAGCGCGGATCCACGTCGCACAGCGCCTCTTCGGCGTATCGCTCGTATCGTTTCTTCGCCGTCAGCCGTGCGAGCAACAGCGCGAGTGCGACCGCGCGCCGACGATACCCCTGCGCAGAGAAGGTTTGAAAGGCGGAGACGAAGAGCGGCAACGCGCCGGCGTCGTCATCGCGCGCGTGACGGATGCGCGCCTCGATCGAGTCCGCCATCGCGGACCAGCGCGCGAACTCGCGTTCCGGGACGTTCGCGGCCGGCGCTACCACTTCACGGTAGCGCACCAGCAGCGCGGCGGCGCCATCGACCTCGCCACCGCTCACCGACTCCTCCGCGAGGTAGAGCGGTAGCAACCGCAGGTCCGCGGGTAAGTCGCGCACGTTGAGCGTCTCGTACGCGGTGCGCGCCCGAGCGAGGAACTCGGCATGCGCTTCAGGCTCGGAGACAGCCCGAAACGTCGCGGCGAGTCGGCAGAGCGCGACGACGCGCGAACCCGCGTCTACCGCCAAGCTCTCTGCTTCACGCGCTGCTGCACGCGCGGCGGGAATGTTGCCGAGCACTTCGTGCATCATCGCGGCGGCGATCAGCGTCCAAAACCGTAGACGGGCGACGCCGCTCACCGACCAGTCGAACCGGCGCAGCCATGGTTCCAGCAAGGCCCAGTCGCTGACGAGCAGCAGCTCCGGGACCAGCATCGTCAGGCCGTAGAGGACGTTCGCTTCGACATAGCGGTCTGCGTGCGCGCTCGAGCGCAGCGCGACGAGCGCGTCATGGAAGGCGCGCGCAGCGGCCGGGAAGTCGCCTTGCGCCTGCGCTACCCAGCCGGTGTACTCTAGCGCCCGCGCGTATACGATGTCGGCGTCGGACGGGACTTCACCGAGACAGCGTGAGGCCTTCTCGTAGTCGTGCAGGCGGAACCATGCGATGCCTAGGTTCAACGCCAGCTCGGCGCGGATCGTCGGATGGGCGTCCTGCGCCTCATCGGAGATTTCACGCAACATGGCGGTGCCGCGCTCAACCTGACCCAGCCGCACGTACGCGGCGCCGAGCAGCATTTGAGCGGTGACGCGCTGGTCGAGTCCACCTTCGGTGAAGGCCTGTGCGTGCAGCACTTCGATCGCGCGGTCCGCTTGGTCGACACGAATGAGCGTTCGCGCACGCAGCAACGCGAGTTCGACGCCGGCCGCCTTGTCGCCGGTCGGAACCGCATCGGCAATCGCGAGCGCGCGCTCGAAATCGCCTTGGAAAAAGGCTTCACGAACCTGGGAGACCGTCATGCAGTCTCTGTCACATCGGGCGGGGAAACGGGCGCGCACCTCCACACACCGGCGAGGGGAATCGGGCGCCACCCCCGCGCCCGATCAACTGCCTCCCGGCCTGTTCGGCGCTTCCGCGCCTGATCCGCTACGAGCCGCTGGTCGGTAGAAGAATGTCGTCAGCGATCGGCGGCGGCGCCGGAGCGCTGATCGTCGCGGTCGGCGGTGCTCCGTTCGGCGCGTGGATGACGCTATGGAAGCCGGCGATGAGCGTCGCAAAATAGACCAACAGTACCACAGAAATGAACCCTTCCGGCAACGTTGCCTGGCATGCCCCAAGGGCAAATGCCCTAGGGCATTACCAGGTTCGGCACCGGATCGGGCGGGCCGCTCCCGCGCTGAGCCATAGCGCCATGAGGGAACGTCTGCGATGCGCACGTCGAGCGCTTCAGCGACAGGAATTGCCTTTAAACGGCGACCGCCTCGCAGAGCACAAGCCAGCTTCTTGAGCCGCTTCGAAAAGCTCAACCTCGCACGCCAAACTTGCGGAACAGCGCTGGACGGGGCTGAACTCCTCCACGACGCGTGGCGTTCGGCTTCGATTTTTCTTTGTACGTTGCCGCAATCGCAGTTAGTGTGGAATCTGACTAACTGCGATTCAGTATCGTCCTGCTGTGCGTGGACTTGATGCCGAGCGAGTTAAGCTAGAACGAAATGCTCGCCCATAACTCTGGATGGCGCGGCCGCTCGTAGGATCGCAGTATCGGCTTCAATTCCGGGCAAGAGCTACGCCTTCATGTTTTACCAATGGAATGATTGGACTTGAAATGTGCTTGCGATAGCAGATGCCGCGATTTAGGCGACATTCATTAGGGTTTTTCAAGGCTATTGATCCACGTATCGCGCGACGCTTGGAAAAATTGCGAGTCAGATCTCTTCGGGGGCGTTAGGCTTCTCGGCGAACGCCGGGTCCGCGGCGCTGAGTCTGTCGCGAGTGCCCACCCAGCGCCGCTCCGTCTCGACCCAGTCGCGGTCCCCGTTCCCTCGGCCAACCACCTCGATGCCCAGATCCGCGACGATGGCAGCGGTCGCCTCGTCCAGGTCCGCCACCGGGAGGTCGTACAGTCTCGCCGTGCCTCGGGCGTCCGTGACGCGAACCTTCACTGACGCGCCGCGCGCGCCCGAACGCTCTATGATCCCGCGCGCTGCCCGGGCGAGCTGGCGCATCCGATCATGGACCGCACGCAGCGCCTCAGCGCCGACCTCGCCGACCGCGCCATCCCAGACCTTCTGCGCGACCGGCCAGGCCGCCGGCGCGAGCAGGGGCCACAGATGTTGGAACCACGACTCGACGTCAAGGAACACCGAGTGTGGCCCTTCGAGAGACTTCTTGAGCGCGGGCTCGCGCATGTCCGCAGCGAGCCCCGCCTTGCGCAGGGACGCCGCGACGAGCTCCTCCGCCCCGGGCGTGGCATGAACCACCACCGTCGCGACGGGCGCATCCTCGTATCGCATCGGGCGGGTTTCTCCGCGCCGCCAACGATCTCCAACCGTGCAGCGACGCCAGCCGGGAGAAGGTTCGGGTCGCGGTCATGCGCTACGCCTGCACCGGGCCGCGGCGGCCGAACTGCACAGCGTACAGACGAAAGCGCTGTCTGGGCACGTTTGGCAAGATAGAACCAAGCCGGCCGGAGTGAGCGGGCGCCGTTCTCGTCACGCAAGTCGCATACCGCCGGTCGGCGGCGCCCGCAAGCGCCGTCGCGCCCTGCGCCGAAGGGAGCTAACGTGGCGCGCGCCGTCAAGGGCTAAGGCGAGCGCCGCTTACCGGTTCATGCGCCAATTGCGGATCGCTTCGTCTCCGAGGCCTTCATAGGGTTTACGTCCGCGGCGGCGGCGGAACATCCACTCGTACAAATCTTCGTCCCAGTACCACTTCGCAAGCGCGAAGTTGTCGGGATTGCACTTGATGTACTCAGCCTTCCGGGGCGCCTCTTCGACATTGAACGCGAACGCATCGACGGCTTCGCGCTGGCGCTCGTCCGCCCCAAGCTCATCCGCGTCGAGGTCCACATGGCCCGACGGGTTACCGGCATCGTCGAGGAGTTCGACGCGCAGCACGGCCGAACCGCGGATGGGGTCGTACGGAAGGTTAAGCGTGATCTTGCCGGCTCGCATCGTGCTGGCTCCGTTCTTCAGGTCTTCGCCGCGCGACGGCTCGTCGTCCGGCTTCGGCGGCCCGCCGAACCACAGCACGATCGCCTTGCGGAGAGATGCGCGGGGGTCCGTTTGCGGTCCTGGCTCGCGACGCGTGGAGTTGCGCGCTTCCGCGGGTCGACCGACGGACGCCCGTTACAAGTCAATCAACGATTACCTCGTTTTCTACGGGCCGAGCCTACTGTCGAACGACCAGAGGCGCGGCACGTAGGTTCATGCGCGATATGTTTGCTGTTAGGGTGAGGCCGGCACGCGAAGGACGCAGCACGGCGTAGCACGTTCTCTAGTGTCTCGCACACCGCCCAGACTGGACGTTGCCGCGCCGCGTCGCCCTGGGTGCGAACACTGCGTCTATGGCGCGGGGCGCTTCATGATTTTCAATCGGCGCAACGTGCGTTAGTGGTCAATTTGGCTGATCGTTCGAGGCAGGAGGTTCCGGCGTGCTCGGCAATGTAGCGAGGAAGCAA containing:
- a CDS encoding PilZ domain-containing protein; the protein is MLRMLGFGPKPIPPQLKMKLPQVNSFVDVVMIGHGPRGSICVEALSERSLVVGALSGMRVGGTGVFSYTNAAGRFRFSSKCVALRGATAVFALPERVETLQVFTEAKQRAAVRLDATVPAQWRFAPGGRGSGDWVRGSLTDISRSGASLIVDREVKKGSFVEARFAVSTAASPLVLLGEVMRNSPIESSKKISLGLRFHGIKAEEDRAIMEFINKRQAERRSRGLA
- a CDS encoding response regulator; this encodes MRMMIKGILSKNGYDVVGEAQNGVEAVEKYRELGPDLVTMDMVMPEMDGISAVKQIVAGDPQARIIMCTSMGQQALVVEAIQAGAKSFITKPFQPPKILETIQKVLA
- a CDS encoding chemotaxis protein CheC, which produces MTMPALTLNELQRDALKEVGNIGAGHAATALSQLLNTTVKLAEPTIDVLKFRDLSQRMGSPERSVAALHMYIRGEAPGQMVVLFDREQAAEFVNVFIKRIIGDIQIFDSIVDSTLKELGNIIAGSYLTALISLTGINLLPSVPTLSYGTVQAAFRTLMSILPDQDVFLIESQFLDKDRAVSGQFILIPETGSLQPLLSVFGVND
- a CDS encoding chemotaxis protein CheA; the encoded protein is MPSPDDFFDRSEFVQYFRDETDELLQSIDGDLLRLEQFVDTGTIDSELVNSLFRALHTIKGSAGMLEFVAVQQVAHKLENVYDLLRKDRMPLTESAINLLFEGRDVLTGLVRAATSGTEAPHGVEEYVERLDAFAAIYDSVAQVIEGPRPEPEAEEVLTPVDEEQLAAFEADVARLLAEAKTTVAETPAQPVTEADVVAAQAAVDALFASEAPQAAPQPKAAPKSNGTPAPANAAAAAAETKRTASAKNQTIRVDIERLDLLLNLVGELVINRTRISDIATTLGRELGTNGHAHNGLGTLAKDLAESSALLARTTNEIQESIMKVRMVPIGQVFDRFPRMVRDLAKARGKEIHLEIAGAETDLDKTIVDEVGEPLMHLIRNCVDHGIEPPDVREARGKPRHGTVKLNAYHEGNQVIIEVSDDGGGIDLQRVREKAVRIGTIGENDRLTDREIIELIFTPGFSTASQITDVSGRGVGMDVVKKNILRLKGVFDVDSVQGEGTRFTMKLPLTLAIIQALLVRVADELYSIPLDAVIESQRIDAGDVRTVHGGEVITLRGQVVPLIRIAEFFRLDAPRDPEKVMIVIVGLQGRQVGLVVDSFQGEQEIVIKPLSDVIGRIAGISGATILGNGSISLIIDVHSLVAAAHGSGRFTRAEFSGV
- a CDS encoding chemotaxis protein CheW — translated: MSDTIQVVSFKLGSEEYGVDIAQVQEINRMVAVTHVPRAPQFMEGVINLRGQLIPIIDLRARFGMPRADHTKNTRIVVTEIGAKRVGMVVDSVSEVLRLPLEQIEPAPEMITGVETEYIRGVGKIEERLIILLDLARIISGSEKRELESADVAPEAIAV
- the rlmD gene encoding 23S rRNA (uracil(1939)-C(5))-methyltransferase RlmD, whose product is MSTAPGRRATTGLAPGAVASVRFTDLLANGQAVGRISGLVVFATGPLPGERARVRVTQVKPKYAVADVVGYEFQSSMRAKPFCGVFGICGGCQVQHLAYPAQLAWKQQIVRSALRRIGGFADAAVRRPIGMMHPRNYRNKMALVADQSAGETSFGFYQARSHALVRIETCPVVLPQLDAAIAGLYDAARAPDSREAFGGAKHAIVRAGAASRQAVLSITTEQRSQAIKDKAPAVARRVRGVVGISNSFEPRTANAVLGRKMSYVWGKREMEETIEGVKYRVSPASFFQVNSEMVGRIFHFLEPGLAGGRKVVDLYCGAGTFAIFFASRGAHVVGIEENPAAVREARENAALNKVDDRVTFVEGRVEGAVANKDGKKAFADADIVFLDPPRKGSDEATLDALANAGVPNLWYLSCNPATLARDLAFLAKRGYALGVVQPFDMFPQTGHVETLVTLHKSGVKPEVTLPEREATPWDDRIPEWPSDDPYAKSEYPDFVEQ